From a region of the Lentilactobacillus curieae genome:
- the cysS gene encoding cysteine--tRNA ligase, with the protein MLQIFNTLTRKKENFEPIKPGEVSMYVCGPTVYNYIHIGNARSAVAFDTIRRYFEYRGYKVNYVSNFTDVDDKMINAARDNHTTVQAIADKYIEAFNEDMKALNVSKDIVHPRATENIKEIIDFVQSLEKEGYAYNVDGNVYYRARKFSTYGALAHIDVDELEVGASQHVNDEELAQKEDPIDFALWKKSKGDEIAWDSPWGKGRPGWHIECSVMSTKYLGDSIDIHGGGEDLVFPHHENERAQSEAKTHKQFVKYWMHNGFVTIGDDNEKMSKSLGNFITVHDLLKEIDGSVVRLLMSTTHYRRPIQYNDASVQEAQSNLKKLQNAYENLSYRLEDAQSGNDPKSDQEIRQIVAEFTDAMDDDFNVQNGIAAVYELAKLANTYAQSSTVRADTLQLFLSKLQKLSLIFGITFHKTELDDDEILALIDERNQARKDKNFIRSDEIREELKLKGVVLEDTPQGTRYRKEK; encoded by the coding sequence ATGCTACAGATTTTTAATACACTAACTCGCAAAAAAGAAAACTTTGAACCAATTAAGCCAGGCGAGGTAAGTATGTATGTCTGTGGTCCGACGGTCTACAACTATATCCATATTGGAAATGCCAGAAGTGCCGTGGCTTTTGATACGATTCGGAGATACTTTGAATACCGTGGATACAAGGTTAACTATGTCTCAAACTTCACCGACGTGGATGACAAAATGATTAACGCTGCCCGTGATAACCACACTACTGTTCAAGCAATTGCAGATAAGTACATTGAAGCATTTAATGAAGACATGAAAGCATTAAATGTTTCTAAAGACATCGTGCATCCTAGAGCAACTGAAAATATTAAGGAAATTATTGATTTTGTCCAATCGTTGGAAAAAGAAGGCTATGCCTACAATGTTGATGGCAATGTTTACTACCGTGCCCGTAAATTTTCAACTTATGGGGCTTTAGCTCACATTGATGTTGATGAACTTGAAGTGGGCGCTAGCCAACACGTAAACGATGAAGAGCTAGCACAAAAAGAAGATCCAATTGATTTTGCTCTTTGGAAGAAATCTAAGGGTGATGAGATTGCGTGGGACTCTCCATGGGGTAAGGGTCGCCCAGGTTGGCATATTGAATGCTCGGTAATGTCAACTAAATACCTAGGTGACTCAATTGATATCCATGGTGGTGGAGAGGATTTAGTATTTCCTCACCACGAAAATGAACGTGCCCAAAGTGAAGCCAAGACACACAAGCAATTCGTTAAGTACTGGATGCATAACGGCTTTGTGACCATTGGTGATGACAATGAAAAGATGAGTAAATCACTCGGTAACTTCATTACTGTTCATGATTTATTAAAAGAAATTGATGGTTCAGTAGTGCGGTTATTAATGTCAACAACCCACTACCGGCGTCCAATTCAATATAATGATGCTAGTGTTCAAGAGGCTCAGAGCAATTTGAAGAAATTGCAGAACGCTTACGAGAATCTTTCATACCGACTGGAAGACGCACAAAGCGGTAATGATCCAAAGAGCGATCAAGAGATTCGCCAAATTGTTGCCGAATTCACTGACGCAATGGACGATGATTTTAACGTTCAAAACGGAATCGCGGCAGTATATGAGCTTGCTAAATTAGCAAATACCTATGCTCAGTCTTCAACCGTTAGGGCAGATACCTTGCAATTGTTTTTAAGTAAGCTGCAAAAGCTATCATTAATTTTTGGAATTACTTTCCATAAGACTGAGCTTGATGATGACGAAATTTTAGCTTTGATTGACGAGAGAAACCAAGCGAGAAAAGACAAGAACTTTATTCGAAGCGATGAAATCCGTGAAGAGTTAAAGCTTAAGGGAGTTGTTCTTGAAGATACTCCCCAAGGAACACGGTACAGAAAGGAAAAATAA
- the nusG gene encoding transcription termination/antitermination protein NusG encodes MVESVEKKWYVLHTYSGYENKVKMNLDSRKESMNMEDFIFRVVVPETEEHEVKDGKDKVKMDKTFPGYVLVEMVMTDQAWYIVRNTPGVTGFVGSHGQGSKPTPLLDDEVSLVLKRLGMSTRHEELDVNVGDTVKIVDGAFTGLDGKVTEIDNEKMRLKVNIDMFGRETSTELEFNQVDTEI; translated from the coding sequence TTGGTTGAATCCGTTGAAAAAAAGTGGTACGTCTTACATACGTATTCTGGGTACGAAAATAAAGTTAAAATGAATCTTGATAGTCGTAAAGAATCAATGAATATGGAAGATTTTATCTTCCGTGTTGTTGTTCCAGAGACTGAAGAGCATGAAGTTAAAGATGGAAAAGACAAAGTTAAAATGGATAAAACATTCCCTGGTTATGTTCTTGTTGAAATGGTCATGACTGATCAAGCTTGGTACATTGTGCGGAATACTCCCGGAGTTACTGGATTTGTCGGGTCTCATGGGCAAGGTAGTAAACCAACACCACTCTTGGATGATGAAGTTAGCCTAGTGCTTAAACGCCTTGGTATGAGTACTCGTCATGAAGAATTAGACGTCAATGTTGGTGATACAGTTAAGATCGTTGACGGTGCCTTCACTGGATTAGATGGTAAGGTTACTGAAATTGATAATGAAAAGATGAGATTAAAGGTAAATATCGATATGTTCGGTCGTGAAACTAGTACTGAACTAGAATTTAATCAGGTAGATACCGAAATTTAA
- a CDS encoding Mini-ribonuclease 3: MSEEYSSINGIALAYMGDAAYEVYIREHLIREGLTKPNRLHHVATNYVSAKAQAALIKLMEDDKFLSEEEWEYFKRGRNSKSYTHAKNTDVVTYRISTGFEAIYGFLFLSKQTERMQEIADYCIEQVESGRIERGKN; this comes from the coding sequence ATGAGTGAAGAATATTCTTCAATTAATGGAATTGCGTTAGCCTACATGGGCGATGCGGCATATGAAGTTTACATTCGCGAACATTTAATTCGTGAGGGCCTAACTAAACCTAATCGGTTACACCATGTTGCAACAAACTACGTGTCCGCCAAGGCTCAAGCTGCATTAATCAAATTAATGGAAGACGATAAATTCCTATCCGAAGAGGAATGGGAATACTTTAAGCGGGGACGTAATTCTAAGAGTTACACTCATGCTAAGAATACTGATGTTGTAACTTATCGAATATCTACCGGATTTGAAGCAATTTATGGATTCTTATTCTTAAGTAAACAAACCGAACGGATGCAAGAAATTGCTGACTATTGTATTGAACAAGTAGAAAGTGGGCGAATCGAACGTGGCAAAAACTGA
- the radA gene encoding DNA repair protein RadA has protein sequence MAKVKTQFVCQNCGYISPRYLGRCPNCNEWNTLVEETVAAKPTASAKASVSGGIHNNRPESINQVTFKEESRSDTGLTELNRVLGGGVVPGSLVLIGGDPGIGKSTLLLQVSGNLANHSKVLYVSGEESASQIKMRADRLGVNGDDLYVYPETDMNVIKSAINDVSPDVVVVDSVQTMQIPELQSATGSVAQIREVTADLMSIAKGQGITVFVVGHVTKGGAIAGPKILEHMVDTVLYFEGDLHHSYRILRAVKNRFGSTNELGVFEMREDGLAEVSNPSEIFLEERLKDATGSAIVVSMEGTRPILVEIQALVTSSVFGNAQRTATGLDRNRVSLIMAVLEKRAGLMLQNQDAYLKAAGGVKLDEPAIDLAIAVSIASSYKNKGTNPTECFVGELGLTGEVRRVTRIEQRVQEAQKLGFTRIIVPSNNLAGWTAPEGIEVVGVKTLAQALKVALG, from the coding sequence TTGGCAAAAGTAAAAACTCAGTTCGTCTGCCAAAATTGCGGATACATTTCCCCCAGATATTTGGGTCGTTGCCCAAATTGTAACGAGTGGAACACATTAGTTGAAGAGACTGTGGCGGCTAAACCCACTGCAAGTGCAAAAGCAAGTGTCTCAGGTGGAATCCATAATAATCGCCCAGAGTCTATCAACCAGGTTACATTTAAAGAAGAGTCAAGATCTGATACCGGATTGACCGAATTAAATCGGGTCCTTGGTGGTGGGGTAGTTCCAGGTTCACTAGTATTGATTGGTGGGGATCCAGGAATTGGAAAGTCCACACTTTTGTTACAGGTATCTGGAAACTTAGCAAACCATTCCAAGGTTTTGTATGTTTCAGGTGAAGAGAGTGCCAGTCAGATTAAAATGCGGGCTGATAGATTGGGCGTTAATGGGGATGATCTATACGTCTACCCCGAGACCGATATGAATGTTATCAAGTCGGCTATCAACGATGTTAGTCCCGATGTTGTTGTTGTGGACTCTGTGCAAACAATGCAGATTCCAGAATTACAATCTGCAACAGGATCTGTTGCCCAGATTAGAGAAGTGACTGCGGATTTGATGAGCATCGCTAAGGGTCAAGGAATCACGGTGTTTGTAGTTGGGCATGTGACTAAGGGTGGTGCAATTGCAGGCCCTAAAATTTTGGAGCACATGGTCGATACAGTTCTGTACTTCGAAGGTGACTTACATCACTCTTACCGAATTTTGCGGGCGGTTAAAAACCGATTTGGGTCTACAAATGAATTAGGCGTGTTCGAAATGAGGGAAGATGGTTTAGCCGAGGTTAGTAATCCATCAGAGATTTTCCTAGAAGAACGGTTGAAAGATGCTACCGGTTCTGCCATTGTTGTTTCAATGGAAGGAACCAGACCAATCTTAGTGGAAATTCAGGCACTAGTTACCTCCTCAGTTTTCGGGAACGCTCAAAGAACCGCTACGGGACTGGATAGAAATCGAGTGTCACTAATCATGGCTGTGCTAGAGAAGCGGGCTGGTTTGATGCTCCAAAACCAAGATGCTTATTTGAAAGCAGCCGGTGGGGTTAAGCTTGATGAACCGGCAATTGATTTGGCAATTGCAGTAAGCATTGCTTCATCGTATAAGAACAAGGGAACCAACCCGACAGAGTGTTTTGTTGGGGAACTTGGACTTACTGGCGAGGTTAGACGGGTTACTAGAATTGAGCAGAGGGTTCAAGAAGCTCAAAAATTAGGGTTTACTAGAATCATTGTTCCGTCTAACAATTTAGCAGGTTGGACAGCCCCTGAAGGAATCGAAGTTGTGGGAGTCAAAACTCTTGCCCAAGCTTTGAAGGTTGCGTTAGGCTAA
- the secE gene encoding preprotein translocase subunit SecE codes for MKLGKFFKSVVTEMKMVTWPNAKQTKTDTSTVIGTAILMAIFLGIVDWLVQYGLQFLA; via the coding sequence TTGAAATTAGGAAAATTCTTTAAATCAGTTGTTACCGAAATGAAAATGGTTACCTGGCCAAATGCCAAGCAAACTAAAACAGATACAAGCACAGTTATCGGCACAGCTATTTTGATGGCAATTTTTCTAGGAATCGTAGACTGGTTAGTACAATACGGTTTACAATTTTTAGCCTAG
- a CDS encoding NYN domain-containing protein has product MKEELLIVDAYNMIGNWPHLTKLKLADRLEDARDELLSELAEYKKYQDVNMIVVFDAMYVPGNAKSFVNKYDMEIVWTSKDQTADSYIEALARKKQNRFTQVVVATSDQAEQWTIFAAGALRIPARELLADVNRTKKDVEVEARKITDQALVSRRGKLKPEQLRALERLRDKLSKDSQQ; this is encoded by the coding sequence ATGAAGGAAGAACTACTGATTGTTGATGCGTATAACATGATTGGTAATTGGCCACACTTAACTAAGTTAAAACTAGCTGATCGACTAGAGGACGCTAGGGATGAGTTGTTGAGTGAGCTGGCTGAATATAAGAAGTACCAAGACGTCAACATGATTGTCGTGTTTGATGCAATGTACGTTCCTGGTAATGCAAAAAGTTTCGTCAATAAATACGACATGGAGATTGTTTGGACTAGTAAGGATCAAACTGCCGATAGTTATATCGAGGCCTTAGCAAGAAAGAAGCAAAACAGGTTTACTCAGGTAGTGGTTGCTACAAGCGACCAAGCTGAGCAGTGGACAATTTTTGCGGCAGGAGCACTTAGAATACCTGCTAGAGAATTACTTGCAGACGTGAACAGAACCAAAAAAGATGTTGAAGTAGAAGCTAGGAAGATTACGGATCAGGCACTAGTATCTAGACGTGGCAAGCTAAAGCCAGAGCAGTTGAGGGCATTAGAGCGTTTACGGGACAAGTTATCTAAGGATTCTCAGCAGTAA
- the rplK gene encoding 50S ribosomal protein L11 — protein MAKKVANVVKLQIPAGKATPAPPVGPALGQAGINIMGFTKEFNARTADQAGMIIPVVITVYEDRSFDFITKTPPAAVLLKKAAGVQKGSGEPNVNKVASVTKDQVKEIAETKMQDLNAADVEAAMRIIEGTARSMGFTVEG, from the coding sequence GTGGCAAAGAAAGTAGCAAACGTTGTTAAGTTGCAAATTCCTGCGGGCAAAGCAACACCCGCTCCTCCTGTTGGACCTGCGTTAGGACAAGCAGGTATCAACATCATGGGCTTTACAAAGGAATTTAATGCAAGAACTGCTGATCAAGCAGGAATGATTATTCCAGTTGTAATTACTGTGTACGAAGATCGTTCATTCGACTTCATCACAAAGACTCCACCTGCTGCTGTTTTACTCAAGAAAGCTGCTGGTGTTCAAAAGGGTTCCGGCGAACCAAATGTTAACAAGGTTGCTAGTGTAACTAAAGACCAAGTTAAAGAAATTGCCGAAACTAAAATGCAAGACCTAAACGCAGCTGACGTCGAAGCAGCAATGCGAATCATCGAAGGTACTGCTCGTAGTATGGGATTCACTGTCGAAGGATAG
- the rlmB gene encoding 23S rRNA (guanosine(2251)-2'-O)-methyltransferase RlmB: MAKTESEDFIIGRHPVISALKGDNPVNKLFVQTGINDDENVVAEIFKLARKKKLVISQVPKQKLDLLSDHQNHQGVVLSVAAFKYASIDDLFDHSEKLGVAPFFVILDNIEDPHNLGSIIRTADAAGVTGVIIPKHRAVGLTSTVSKTSAGAIERVPVARVTNLSSTIKELKDRGLWIFGTDVKGTDYRRWDAKGAVGVIIGNEGKGISPLVKKQVDEMLTIPMVGDIQSLNASVAASVLIYQGFNSRNPLGGN; this comes from the coding sequence GTGGCAAAAACTGAAAGTGAAGATTTTATCATCGGTCGTCACCCGGTAATTTCTGCTTTAAAGGGTGATAATCCCGTTAATAAGCTGTTTGTTCAAACTGGAATTAATGATGATGAAAATGTTGTTGCTGAGATTTTTAAATTAGCACGGAAGAAAAAGTTAGTAATTTCTCAAGTTCCTAAGCAAAAGTTAGATTTACTGTCTGACCACCAAAATCATCAAGGGGTAGTCTTATCTGTGGCTGCTTTCAAATATGCGTCAATTGATGATTTGTTTGATCACTCAGAGAAGCTTGGTGTGGCACCATTCTTTGTGATTTTGGATAACATTGAGGATCCACATAACTTAGGCTCAATTATTCGAACCGCTGATGCAGCTGGAGTTACCGGGGTAATTATCCCTAAGCACCGTGCGGTCGGGTTAACTTCAACAGTTTCAAAGACTTCAGCTGGGGCAATTGAACGAGTACCGGTTGCTCGGGTAACTAATCTTTCTAGCACAATCAAAGAATTAAAGGATCGTGGTTTGTGGATTTTTGGTACTGATGTGAAGGGAACCGACTATCGTCGTTGGGACGCAAAGGGTGCTGTTGGCGTCATCATTGGTAACGAAGGTAAAGGGATTTCGCCTTTGGTTAAAAAGCAAGTTGATGAGATGCTAACTATTCCGATGGTTGGAGATATTCAAAGTTTAAATGCCAGCGTTGCGGCCAGTGTTTTAATATATCAAGGTTTCAACTCTCGGAACCCACTTGGCGGAAACTAG
- a CDS encoding sigma-70 family RNA polymerase sigma factor, translated as MNSINEQQKVIVALNGDDVAFEEIFVKYYPVVRKVRNNFFVSGMDKDDWDQEARIILYRSMQKFNPSLRVSFGSFYSRSLRNRAIDLVRQTNAQKRVPEGHLTSIDVNEAYYCDTVEDEASACPERTMIYLEKFKWILDGCSSMERDAFLRMMSTPNEDLNLTSERAMINAFERCRRKFKND; from the coding sequence ATGAATAGCATAAATGAGCAACAAAAAGTAATTGTTGCCCTTAATGGTGATGATGTTGCGTTCGAGGAAATTTTTGTTAAGTACTATCCAGTTGTTAGAAAGGTTAGAAATAACTTTTTCGTTTCTGGAATGGATAAGGATGATTGGGATCAAGAAGCAAGAATTATCCTTTATCGTTCGATGCAAAAATTTAATCCTAGTTTACGGGTCAGCTTTGGTAGTTTCTATAGTAGGTCATTAAGAAATCGCGCAATTGATTTAGTTCGCCAAACCAATGCTCAAAAGCGTGTTCCAGAAGGCCACCTGACATCGATTGACGTGAATGAGGCATACTACTGTGACACTGTGGAGGACGAAGCATCTGCTTGCCCAGAAAGAACGATGATTTACTTAGAAAAGTTTAAGTGGATTTTGGACGGCTGCTCTTCGATGGAGAGGGATGCATTCCTGAGAATGATGTCTACTCCAAACGAAGATTTAAATTTAACTAGTGAACGTGCCATGATCAATGCGTTTGAGCGATGCCGTAGAAAATTTAAAAATGACTAA
- a CDS encoding dUTP diphosphatase: MTRGFEIVSKYQNDGINVPYRTTENAAGYDFESATDFTLPSIWKLNFLKVLWALHHEENPTNEDFDNAKAVLKPYLVPTGIKSYMNPDEVLIIANRSSNPLKHGLILPNGIGVIDADYYNNDSNEGEIFVQLINFSLKDVVIKKGQRIAQGIFMPYLLADQDGLTTKSTRTGGFGSSDK, translated from the coding sequence ATGACTAGAGGATTTGAAATTGTTTCAAAGTATCAAAACGATGGGATCAACGTTCCATATAGAACAACGGAGAATGCTGCAGGCTATGACTTTGAAAGTGCAACTGATTTCACATTACCTTCAATTTGGAAGTTGAATTTTTTGAAGGTCTTGTGGGCATTGCACCATGAAGAAAATCCAACTAATGAGGATTTCGATAATGCGAAAGCTGTTTTAAAACCATATCTAGTACCAACTGGAATTAAGTCCTATATGAATCCAGATGAGGTTTTAATTATTGCCAATCGTTCCAGTAACCCCTTAAAACATGGTTTGATTTTGCCAAATGGTATTGGGGTGATCGATGCAGATTATTACAATAACGACAGCAATGAGGGCGAAATTTTTGTTCAGTTAATAAACTTTTCACTCAAAGATGTCGTAATTAAAAAGGGACAGAGAATCGCTCAGGGAATCTTTATGCCATATTTGCTCGCTGACCAAGACGGTTTAACTACCAAGTCAACGAGAACCGGCGGTTTTGGTTCATCAGATAAGTAG
- a CDS encoding PIN/TRAM domain-containing protein: MRKRIVQLIFTVAGAALGASYFPLLWLLFQIRYGTLLNNTITNAIFGAIIFYLLSLVFGKAVLRIIDRIEKELTSNSPVQLLFASLGLILGLVVAILVSTVFFRAHTVFINTMIPVLLMVVLGYFGFRIGSTQSDRFRKMFTKNRSKDSGKHEEDIIDKPLDDNYHHYKILDTNILIDGRIYDIVKTGFIEGTLLVPKFVLYELQYIADSSDSVKRVRGRRGLDILNKLQNEDLIPIEISDRDYEDISEVDTKLIQLAKDVNGVIITNDYNLNKVIQFQNVDVFNINALSTALRQKILPGQKLNVMVVKNGTERQQGVAYLDDGTMVVVEDGRYYLNKHIDVVVTSAIQTDAGRMIFANPEHSTKKINHSDKE; encoded by the coding sequence TTGAGAAAAAGAATTGTTCAATTGATATTTACAGTAGCTGGGGCTGCTTTAGGAGCTAGTTATTTTCCGCTTCTCTGGTTACTATTTCAAATTCGCTACGGAACGTTGTTAAATAACACGATTACAAACGCAATTTTTGGAGCAATTATTTTTTATTTATTGTCGTTGGTATTTGGCAAGGCCGTGCTGAGAATTATTGATCGCATCGAAAAGGAATTAACAAGTAATAGTCCAGTACAGTTACTGTTTGCTTCTTTGGGATTGATTTTGGGATTGGTGGTTGCAATTCTGGTATCCACGGTATTCTTCAGGGCTCACACTGTGTTTATTAATACAATGATTCCAGTGTTGTTGATGGTCGTGCTTGGGTACTTTGGATTTAGAATTGGTAGCACTCAATCTGATAGATTTAGAAAAATGTTTACCAAAAATCGGAGTAAGGATAGCGGTAAGCACGAAGAGGATATTATTGATAAGCCACTCGATGATAACTATCATCACTACAAGATTTTGGATACTAACATCCTAATTGACGGTAGGATTTATGATATTGTCAAAACTGGATTTATCGAAGGAACCTTGCTAGTTCCAAAATTTGTTCTGTATGAGCTTCAATACATTGCTGACTCAAGCGATAGTGTTAAACGTGTTCGAGGCCGTCGTGGACTTGACATTTTAAATAAACTTCAAAACGAGGATTTGATTCCAATCGAGATTTCTGATCGGGATTATGAAGACATTTCTGAAGTGGATACAAAATTGATTCAGTTAGCAAAAGACGTGAATGGGGTCATTATTACCAATGATTACAATCTGAATAAAGTTATTCAGTTCCAAAACGTCGATGTCTTTAATATTAATGCTTTATCGACGGCATTAAGGCAAAAGATTTTGCCAGGACAAAAACTGAACGTGATGGTCGTGAAAAACGGTACGGAACGACAACAAGGAGTTGCTTACCTTGATGATGGGACGATGGTCGTTGTTGAAGATGGTCGTTACTATCTCAATAAACATATTGATGTTGTGGTTACCAGTGCAATTCAAACTGATGCTGGTAGGATGATTTTTGCTAACCCAGAGCATTCAACCAAAAAGATCAATCACAGTGATAAAGAATAA
- the rpmG gene encoding 50S ribosomal protein L33, which produces MAQRKAALACSVCGSRNYTIPVNPNRTERLELNKFCKHCGKYTLHKETR; this is translated from the coding sequence ATGGCACAAAGAAAGGCTGCTCTAGCTTGTTCAGTTTGTGGTTCACGGAACTATACAATTCCTGTAAATCCTAATAGAACAGAGCGACTCGAGCTAAATAAGTTCTGCAAACATTGCGGAAAGTATACACTTCATAAAGAAACTCGTTAA
- a CDS encoding alpha/beta hydrolase, producing MGQVLWVALIILILIVLAFASRWYFKAGQTLLSGQDVIASHRDDVPTIFIPGFLGNRFSFGRLMARLVRNVNANKSLVATIKPNGNIKLVGNIANYRPLVQVLFSNKSVRVQGQVAGVIKLIKLLNRDYGISEVNLVGHSMGSISVMWLAANLLQQTGVEVNRVVTIAGPFNDIEVATNAYGIEKTVLTNDGPEKKSRVYRILSQNIKKLPTNVQVLNIGGVSDLSNNSDGSVSVNSVRSLRFIMKRISQQYQELIVRGKGSGHSELHENRQVDKSIEVFLWKN from the coding sequence ATGGGACAGGTTCTGTGGGTTGCTTTGATTATTCTAATTCTCATTGTGCTAGCTTTTGCGAGCCGATGGTATTTTAAAGCTGGTCAAACATTACTTTCCGGTCAAGATGTAATTGCATCTCATAGAGATGACGTGCCAACAATCTTCATTCCCGGCTTCTTAGGGAACCGCTTTTCGTTTGGCCGTTTAATGGCCCGTTTGGTTCGCAACGTTAACGCAAATAAGTCACTGGTAGCTACCATCAAACCAAATGGTAATATCAAACTTGTGGGTAATATTGCAAATTACCGTCCGTTGGTTCAAGTCTTGTTTTCCAATAAATCTGTTAGGGTTCAAGGCCAGGTTGCCGGGGTCATCAAATTAATCAAATTGCTTAATCGTGATTATGGTATTAGTGAAGTTAACCTTGTGGGGCACTCTATGGGATCGATTTCCGTTATGTGGCTTGCAGCAAATCTTTTGCAGCAAACAGGTGTCGAGGTCAACCGGGTGGTTACAATTGCGGGACCATTTAATGATATCGAGGTTGCTACCAACGCATACGGAATTGAGAAGACAGTTCTTACTAATGATGGACCAGAAAAAAAGAGTCGTGTCTACCGAATTCTGTCTCAAAATATCAAAAAATTACCCACCAACGTTCAAGTTTTGAATATCGGTGGTGTGTCAGATCTGAGTAACAATAGTGATGGTTCAGTTTCGGTGAATAGTGTCCGCTCTCTCCGATTCATAATGAAGCGGATTTCTCAGCAATATCAAGAGCTAATTGTGAGGGGAAAGGGTTCTGGACATAGTGAGCTGCATGAGAATCGACAGGTAGATAAGTCTATTGAAGTTTTTCTATGGAAAAACTAG
- the gltX gene encoding glutamate--tRNA ligase yields the protein MANDAIRVRYAPSPTGHLHIGNARTAIFNYLFARHNKGKFIIRIEDTDTKRNVADGEKSQLENLQWLGLDWDEGPDKPGDVGPYRQSERQDIYQPLIQQLLDEGKAYESYRTEDELEADREAQKARGEMPHYEYEYAGMTDEEKAKAIDDAKAKGLKPVIRFRVPKNHDYAWDDIVKGNVSFNSDTIGGDFVIAKRDGMPTYNFAVVVDDHLMKISHVFRGDDHVANTPKQLMIYEAFGWEAPKFGHMSLIISADTGKKLSKRDETVLQFIEQYRNLGYLPEAMFNFILLLGWSPVGEDEIFSKKDFIKMYDEKRLSKSPAKFDSKKLEWINNQYVKSSDEDVVMDLALKQLIAADNLPKDPDEKTLEWARKLINVYKQQMSYMAQINEMADVFFNEPDKVEGEALEEISNDDAKVVLKAFKEKMTEMEIFDKVQILASIKAIQKETGIKGRKLWMPIRIAVTHEMHGPELPESIELIGRKTAIKHVDEVLSQLNI from the coding sequence TTGGCAAACGACGCAATTCGAGTTCGTTATGCTCCAAGTCCAACTGGTCATTTACACATTGGAAATGCCAGAACTGCAATTTTCAACTATCTTTTTGCCCGTCATAACAAGGGTAAGTTCATTATCAGAATCGAAGATACTGATACCAAGAGAAACGTGGCGGATGGTGAAAAGAGTCAGCTGGAAAACCTTCAATGGTTAGGTTTGGATTGGGACGAAGGCCCTGACAAACCCGGTGACGTTGGCCCATACCGTCAATCAGAACGACAAGATATCTACCAACCACTCATCCAACAATTATTGGATGAAGGCAAGGCTTACGAATCTTACCGAACTGAAGACGAATTGGAAGCCGATCGTGAGGCACAAAAAGCTCGCGGAGAAATGCCTCATTACGAGTACGAATATGCTGGTATGACCGATGAAGAAAAAGCCAAAGCAATTGATGATGCCAAGGCTAAGGGATTAAAACCAGTTATTAGATTCAGAGTTCCAAAGAATCATGATTACGCATGGGATGATATTGTTAAGGGAAACGTTTCCTTTAACTCAGATACTATTGGTGGGGATTTTGTTATCGCTAAGCGTGACGGAATGCCAACCTACAACTTCGCCGTTGTTGTTGATGATCATTTGATGAAAATCAGTCACGTTTTCCGTGGTGATGACCATGTTGCGAACACACCAAAGCAATTGATGATTTATGAAGCATTTGGTTGGGAAGCACCTAAGTTTGGTCATATGAGTTTAATTATCAGTGCTGACACTGGTAAGAAGCTTTCAAAACGTGATGAAACGGTTCTCCAATTTATCGAACAATACAGAAATCTTGGATACCTACCAGAAGCAATGTTCAACTTTATTTTGCTTCTAGGTTGGTCACCAGTTGGCGAAGATGAAATCTTCTCCAAGAAAGACTTCATCAAGATGTACGATGAAAAACGTTTAAGCAAATCTCCAGCTAAGTTTGATTCTAAGAAGCTTGAATGGATCAATAATCAATATGTTAAATCATCTGACGAAGATGTCGTTATGGATTTAGCTTTGAAGCAATTGATTGCTGCTGATAATTTGCCTAAGGATCCTGATGAAAAGACTCTGGAATGGGCTCGTAAGTTAATTAATGTTTACAAACAACAAATGAGTTACATGGCGCAAATCAACGAAATGGCTGATGTGTTCTTCAACGAACCTGACAAGGTTGAAGGTGAAGCACTTGAAGAAATTTCAAATGATGACGCAAAAGTTGTCTTGAAAGCCTTCAAGGAAAAGATGACCGAAATGGAAATCTTTGATAAGGTTCAAATTTTAGCTTCAATCAAGGCCATTCAAAAGGAAACTGGGATTAAAGGTCGTAAATTGTGGATGCCAATCAGAATTGCGGTTACTCACGAAATGCATGGCCCAGAATTACCTGAATCAATTGAATTAATTGGTCGTAAGACTGCAATTAAGCATGTTGATGAAGTATTATCCCAACTTAATATTTAA